The Pichia kudriavzevii chromosome 3, complete sequence nucleotide sequence CCATGCTAATCTTCTCTGTATTTTTTCGTTTGACCATGTGTCCCGAAGGACACagttttaaatttttttacttCATCACGAAATCATATCACGTGACATTATTACAGAAAAGGGAAAGTATGGAAAACTTTGGATTTGCtacaataaataaataaattgttttttgaagaatgatTTATACGAAAAAGCTAATTTGCCTTTATTTCTAATGTGTAGTCATACAAGAAGCATTAGTGGTCTTGATAGATTAATGTTTTTAATTAAGCCCTTTTCTACATCATATGTTTTTCAGATATAAACAGTTGAACTTTAAAATTGACAAAGTTACTACTTTGCGAGTAATatagtttatttttgcGTCTCATATTCATAAATGAGGATCTTGGCTTTGTCCACTTTGTTCATAGCACACCTGTATTTCTTAATCTTAAATGGGTATTTCCTTTGTGGGGTTTGTTTTGCTGTAAAACttaataagaaaaaaagctTTTTACAACCAGTCACTGTCTAAGTTTTAATGTAGAATGAAAAAGCGGAATAAATACGAGTCATTAATCAAGCCTGGTAAACATATTATTTGGAGtataattttgaagaatctttTTGCATAGATAAGGTATAATATGAGAACACCTGCTATTACAgattttcttatttttatttcacAATGTCTGGAAAGACTTTTTTATAAATAAGATTACATAGCTTTATGACAGAttgctttttctttggttgcTGAATGCCACCAAAGTACGCACAAACCAAATACTCCtgtttctcattttcattaataTTGACTCAAACAGATCAATCGTTTAGAACATCTGGAAACTTCAAGATATAtcaatttttatttatttagTTGCATTAACTCTGTAGGAATTAATGCAaataaatggaaaaaaaatcaataaattggaTTTTCCGAAATAGCGGACACTTCGGGCtagttttcaaaaaatggagGTCCCTCCCTATGTTAACTTTTCATTCTCAGTTTAGTCATTGGTTCAGTAATTTCGGCAATTGTTACTCAAAAATTTaatcaaaaacaatagGTAAGAGAGAGTAAGAAGAACTAAGAGAGAAAGCTTGGCTCTCTCAGAGATGTTGCTACCAATGGTGTGTCCGGGCATGcctttttttcattggcCGCGGCATCTCCATTTGAgactttctctttcaagTTCATGGTAACACTAGTTAATCGTTATGAAGGATTAACCCAGATGATTCATACCACTCAATACACAATATAATGACTTCGGAACAAGATAGAAATTCAACCCCAGTTAACTTGGAGAATATCAATGCTTACGGTGTGGAATCATATAAGAAAGAGTATATTCAGAATCTCTTAGCACCTTTATTAGATACACCCATCAAAAGCGTTGAAGAGTTGATTTCCCAAGGCAATAAAATAACATCTCAATTGAATAACCTAAACGGATTTCAGTCTGTTAGCTTGAAATTCGACGTCAGTAACTCTAAAAGTGTTGAAGTTAATGCgttgaatgaaaaattaGTTAACGTTATTGGAACCATTGAAGCAGTaccattgaagaaaagtgCATTGTCTGTTAGGACTATTCATAGTGACCTGGACCATGCAGTTGAACTGGCGTACTTAAATAGAAATGCTTTAGGCCGTGgtgaattttttcaagcaaGTTCCTATCTgaactttttgaatatgaCCAAAAATGTGGATATTCTAGCATCAACCCCAATATTAGATACCTCATTTAGACTATTTGGTCATTTAAATGTGTCCAAGACTGCAGACAAGTTGTTCAAATCAAGCTCACAAGCGGCAACTTCTGCCGAGCTTGGTTTTACGAAGCAAAAGTTCTGCAAACATGCAAACTCTTTATCAACCATTTCCGGTGGTCTAAACCTGGTTAATAGATCGatcaataaaattgaagattcaGCCAATGACGAAATCAAAACATATGCTGGTGATTCATTGAAGgaatctgtttttttcaacttgaCTTCCTCAAATATGaaatatttatcaaagtcCAATTGTACATTGCCACTAAATGGTTATTCTTTATCCTTAACAAATGAGATTGCCGGATTTCCACAATTACTTGACGATTCGCAAGTCGAACAAAGTTTAGTGGGTGATAGACAGGACCAATACTATAAACTTTGTCTTGGATTTGATTATGCTAAACCAATTTTTAATAATAACTTATCAGTGTCATCTAATTTGAAATTTGGCTCGATTTTCAACTTAGCAAAAGATGAAACTGTTAATTTTCAGGATAAGTTTTATCCCAAAGTATCCGGACATTTTAACCCAGTAATGCCATCTAAGTCTATTGGTGCTGGATCTTTTTTGAGCTATAACTTTGATGCTTATACCAAAGTTGGTTTTGTTGACATTAAGGAGCCTTTGAGACTTTATGCTTCAGTGAATGGTGCTTCTTCAGCAAACGTGTCAAACGGCTTGGAAAAAAACGAGATGCTACAGTTGACAAAAGATTGGAAACACGGATTAGACTTCGGACTACTATATACTAATGGTAATGCCAACGCAAAACTATTCTGGAGGAAACCAATTGGTATTTCCAATGATTTTGGTAAGTTTGGTTTTGAAGTCGACATCAATGGTCAATGGTAGTATTATTTATTAACTGATTATAAGCTTTACGCCatttattttaattttaagATTATGTACTTTTTAATATAAAAGATTCTAAAGACACAAATAAACAAGCACCATATGTACATTTGCAGTGATGAACTATGCagatttcaacaatcttTCTACATCAGATAGTCCATCTACTTTAAGGCCATCCAACTTTTCGGTAACTACCTTGACCATGTCCTCAAGATTGACCAATTCTCCATCGTTTTCCTCACCTTGTCCTAGTAACTTGATACGGATTTTACCTTCTGGGAATTCTTCCTTACCCAAAATAACAGCAATTGGACAACCTGATTTCTCGGCAGCGTCAAATTGCTTACGAGGATTAGCCTTCTGTTTGTATAAATATTCAGATTCAATACCTGCATCCCACAACATACCAGCAACTTTCATTCTTTCAGGTAAGAAACCATTCCAACCTTCACCACCACCAAATGCCATGATGTAAACCTGTGTTGAAGTTGGCCtaatcttttcaattagTTGTTGACGTTGCTTTATTAGTGAGAACAATCTTTCAACACCAAATGAAACACCAACACATGGGATAGATGGTGCCTTTTTACCCTTTGAATTAGTACCCAAGAACATACCAACTAAACCGTCATATCTACCACCTGCAGCAATTGAACCAACACCTACATACTCTGAAGCATCATCGTCGCCATCCTTTgactttttgttttttttggaagctttctccttcttttcagATGCATCACTTGGAGGTGCAGATTGTGCGGTGACCGCTTCATAGATCACCCCGGTATAATAATCTAAACCTCTTGCAAGAGACATATCGAATGATATATATTTATCGACCTTGAAAGCTTCCAAATACTCAATCATGGTGGAAATTTCCTCAACACCTGTTTTTGCGGATTCATTTGACATTAGAGTTTGGtcattttttaaaatttgtAAAACTTCCTGAATGGTACCATTGATTTTGACATAGTTGCCAATTCTATCAGCAACTTCTTCAGTTTGACCCTTCTCAACaaccatttctttcttgacTGCATCCCATGGTGATTTATCTAATTTATCAACAGCTGAGGATATTTTACGTACATCCTCATCGGCAACGCCACAAACCTGGAAAATACCATCCAAAATTTTTCTGTGGTTCaatttaattttgaaatcatcaataccTAAACCTAGTAATCCGGAGACTAAAATTTTCATAATTTCTGCGTCTGGTACCATTGAATCATATTGACCagcaatatcaaaatcGCATTGATAGAATTCTCTCATTCTTCCCTTGGTCATTGCTGGCTGATCTCTTCTGTAGACTTTTGCAATATGGTACCTTTTAATGTTTGAAATACCATTCATTGCAACATATCTAGCAAATGGAACAGTTAAGTCATAACGTAGAGAGGTTAACTCACCACCTTGATCTTCCAAATTATAAATAAGCTTGGAATCTTCACCGTATTTACCCGATAAAATTTCTCTTAGTTCAAAAACAGGAGTGTCGATAGTGACACCACCGTGTGATTTAAAAATCTTAGTCAGATGATCAAAAATTGCGGTACGGACAATCATATCTTTATCAGCCCAGTCCTTGGTACCCTTTGGTGTTTTCAAGGAGAACTGAACTGGTTTTTTCTCCGACTTTGATTGCGTCTTCTTGACAGCTTCGGCCTGGCTTGGTCCTGGAGTTGTTGTTTCGGTAGACATGTTTCTTAAGATGTGTGATCGAGTAGAGATGCGCTTGAGATGGTGTCTGCAAAATTGCATGTGATCCAAGAGTTTAGCTAGATGCTGGAATTGTACGAAGTGTggaaaatgttgatttttttttttcgaatCTGTTGACTCATGAAATTCGAGATAGACTAGATAATTTCTGCGACTCCCATGGATGTACAGTTCTCAAAATTCTGAGgttattttttattatatCTCACTATATTTGACTAATTATATTATTATGGTTATACGATCCTATAATATTATTCTAGTTAcatcaattcaaaaaaacCTAGAAGACATGGCATCTGCCCCTTGTTCTAGATAATCTTGTCtggaaaaatataaatcaTTAAATTTGGATAATATATTAGCACCTATCCAGGTCTCGATACCCCTATCCATATTGTCTTGATTTAAGTAGCTCGAAATTTGGAAGTCGTTAATGTATAAACGTAAATCTGCAATCacaacatcttcaaaccCCGGTATACCAGAGTTTTCTCCctggatgatgatgttattCAATAAGTCTGCATAGAGAGAAGCCGGCCCAcctatatttttcaaagacttGAAAATCAGTTGACCCAGCCCTTCAGACTCAGGAGTGAGAGATGAGGGAGGATTGCCGATTATCGTCGAGTAAGAATCGTACGGTGAGAATATAGGTTGAATAAAGTTGTTTATTTGATCTAAACGAGATATTGAGGCAGAGTATGTATTTCCCGGGGTTTTAAAAATCTTTTCGTCAATTGATAATGGTGATATATCTaagattgattttttgaaGTCGGTCAAAGTTTGCGTAATTGCAAATTGGTGGAAACTGTTagacaatttcaatttctgaTAATCAATTGGCAAAAGTGAATCCAAAggaatttcctttttagtCAAATATTCTTTAATAAATagattgatgaaatcacCACCAAATCGGGATTTCAATATACCTTTTTTGATTACTTTGCCATTGGATATAGGTGTAACCGATAAGAAATCGTTTTCGAAATCCACTATTATACAGTTGTTCGGCTTCGACATCGCATAGGCAGTGCACAGTTGTCTTTCGTGCAATGAGAACAGAGGAACTTCCAGCTCTTCATAGACTATTTCAGATAAAGTGTGCAATTGTTTTTTATCAAACCATGCATTCTGCGCTATTGTTAACGGTAGTTCTTTGATGTAATCTTCACTTAGATTTAGCGACGTGTAGATATGGTTTATAAATGGAGCAGTTGCGTTCTTGTTGTACAATATTCCATCGGAAAAAAGGGTGTAGatattgtcattttcattacGAGGCAAAATGGGATCAAAGATTAGCTCGCTAGATGCACCATCATTTGCATAGATTGGTGTCAAGGAGATATCTGGAGTGTCTCTGTGGTTTAGAGCTGCATGCACAGCAGTCGAATTGagatcaacaacaacagatgGAGTAGACATTGAGAGGAATGTCTGCTAAAGAGAAACTTGTTAAAAATCACGAATTGTAAACCTTGTATTGATTGCTTCTGTGGGTTTACATGtgcaaaaacaaaacaaaatcaacatgAAACTCATGGAAATGCACATGTTTTTTGTTCCTCGAAAATACTgaaactggaaaaaaaaacaagacaTTCTGAATAATTATCTACATATCGCTTTTCTCTATATGTCTTTGTTCCTGTCTATTTCCCTTTCCTTCTTTACGGAATAACTTACAACCTTCAATGTCTACTGAAAAAGATACCACTCTAAAAACTACAAAGGAAAGCACTACTGCGCCTTCAGTTTCGCCCTCTGCTCGTGCCCAACAGATTGCCCAGCAACTGCGTACACAAATTACCCGCCAGGGCAAACTTGAGGACGAGCTCAACGCCCTGGAACATGCAATTTTCGCCCGCGAAAGTGTCTATTTGGCTCTCACTGGGTCAGTTGTTCGTGGATTTAATGAGGAGAAAGACAGGGAGAAGGACAGAGACAAGGACAAGGACAACAGAATATTCTCACTTTCTTCTGCTACATACGTGCATCAGATCAAGAACAAAAGCAACGATAACAACGGTAACAGTGTAAGTGACAACTGACGAGGTTTTTATATTAGcaaatcaaatgaatttatcaaaaggTGAAATTTCTGCACTACAGTCAAACACAGACAATATCAGGAACATCTGTATACTGGCCCATGTCGACCATGGCAAAACAACTCTTTCGGATTCTTTGATTGCATCTAATGGTATAATATCGAAGAAGATGGCAGGAAAAGTCAGGTATTTGGACTCGAGACCAGATGAACAGTTGAGAGGTATCACTATGGAATCATCTGCAATTTCACTATTTTTTAAAACAATTAATCAGAATAAAGAGATTTCGCAATTTCTAATAAACTTGATTGACTCCCCCGGTCATATTGATTTCTCTTCAGAAGTTTCATCTGTTTCAAGGTTATGTGATGGTGCAATTGTTTTAGTAGACGTAGTGGAAGGTGTTTGTTCTCAAACTATAACAGTTTTAAGGCAAGCATGGATTGACAATTTAAAACCtattcttgttttgaataaaatcGATCGTTTGATTTTAGAGTTACAGCTATCAGCAGAAGATGCATATGATCATTTACAGAGATTGATCGATCAAACCAATACAATAATGGCTTCATTTTACCAAGGTGATGTTATTGGAACCCATTACAACTGGGATGGCACTGCTGACACCTGGATTGAAcataatgatgatgacatCTACTTTGATccaaatttacaaaatgtTATATTCACCTCCGCATATGATGGTTGGGGATTCAATTTGAATCAGTTtgcttcaattttatcgaAAAAGACCCAAATTGATCAATCTGAGTTTACTGGAAAATTATGGGGTAATTTCACAATCGACAtgaagaataaaaaaatggtTGAAATACCTAAGAAATCTAAAGCCAAGCCTTTGttcatttcttttattttagACTCTATTTGGAAGATTTACAACTCAGTCAGCGATAGGGATATCGATTCAATTACAAAAATTACAAACTCTCTATCAATCAAGATATCTGCTAAAGAACTCAATTCAAAAGACTCTAAGCAATTGATTCAATCAATAATGTCTCAATTCTTAcccatttcttcttctctatTGTCTGCtattattgataaactGCCTTCCCCATCAGTTTCACaggaaacaaaaatgaactcttttttgaaatcgATTCCTAACTCACAATTGATTGACGATAATTTGAAGGATGGTTTATTCCACTGTGACAAAAATGGAATATCATGTGGCTATATATCTAAGATGCTTTCTATTCCTGGATCAGAAATGCCTGAAAACCAGCCGGCTGTTCTATCCCAAGATGAAATAATGGAAAGAGGTAGGCTTGCGAGATTAAAAGCAGCTAAAGCTGCCGAATTGGCAGCGATGGCCGATAGTGACAATACCAGGGCACAAAAAGCTGAATCTGACACAGAAGAAGCAGGTGTAGCATCCGAGgagtttgaatttgaagatccttttgaatatgaagaggaagaagaagaagaagaagaagaagaagaagaagaagaaacgaACCCCGAAGTTCTGATTGCATTCACTAGAATTTTCTCGGGTACAGTCAAGAGGGGTGATACGTTGTCTATTCTTTCACCGCTCTACGATGTTTCTAAGCCCGATGACgaggaaaataaaaaacataTCCATtcaattgaagttgataaTCTATACATTTTGATGGGTAGAGACATGACGGCCGTGGACGCTGCACCAGCAGGCACGATAATAGGtatttcctcatcttcattcAAGTCCATTATCCTCAAGTCCGGTACTATAATCGACCCTAACTATTTTGATAAGTGCATCAATTTTGCCCAATCTTTGACAATTATTGATGTCCCACCAATTGTTCGTGTTACACTTGAGCCAGCCCAATTAAGGAATATGGACAAGTTGTTAAAAGGTATCAAGAGATTGAACTTGGCGGATCCTTGCGTCCGAGGTTATATGAATGAGGTCGGTGAAGTTGTACTTGAAACTGCGGGTGAGTTACACCTAGAAAGATGTGTTCGTGATCTAGAAGACAGGTTTGCACAAGTTGCCATCACTGTTGGTAAGCCAATTGTTCCCTTCAGAGAAACTATTTTGGAAAGTTATGAATTCGAAGTCTCTATTAGTGGTTCAACGATCAAGATGCAAGTCAAACCTTGGGATGGCTCATCCAATGGTGGTAGTGAAACATTATTGGAGTCTAAAAAGTACAAGGATATTCTCACGAAGAATACTACTATTGATATCACGTTGTTGGATAGTACTTTAAAGAGTGGCTTTTCGTTAGCAATTAAAGAAGGTCCTGTGATTGCAGAACCATTAGAAGGTGTTGAGGTTCACATTGCTTCAATTGAGAAGAATGACAGTGTTGAAAATCATGAAAATGGTCTCTCAAAGATTAGAGATTCAATACAGAATGCTATATTGAAGGCCTCCCCAAGAATAAAACTTGCAATGTATGTCGTTGATATTCAAACATCTGCGGAGCTGTTGGGTAAAGTCTACACTGTTATTCAAAAACAACGAGGATCCATTATATCCGAAGAAATGAAGGAGGGTACACCATTCTTCACTGTGGAAGCTAAATTACCAGTACTTACATCGTTTGGCTTTAGTAATGAGATCAGGAAGAAGACATCCGGTGGTGCTATTCCTCAGCTTgtttttgatggatttgaGACAGTTGACGAAGATCCGTTCTGGGTCCCTACAAACGAGGAGGAGATTGAGGAATTTGGTGAAACCGGTGATAGAGAAAACTGGATGAGGACAATCATGAACGAAGTTAGGAAAAGTAAAGGTTTATTTGTAGATGAATTGGTTGTCAAGGATGGCGAGAAACAAAGAACCTTAAAGAAGGATTAATAAGTCGACGAATTTAATAAATACAATAACTCCTAataataatttttattaCATACTTGGTATTGTAGAGTATTACGATTTTGCCAAGTTTCTTAGAAACACTATCTTGTGCTCAAGTCTTTCTTAACTAGACATAGTAgttgttttcattcaaa carries:
- a CDS encoding uncharacterized protein (PKUD0C06910), which codes for MTSEQDRNSTPVNLENINAYGVESYKKEYIQNLLAPLLDTPIKSVEELISQGNKITSQLNNLNGFQSVSLKFDVSNSKSVEVNALNEKLVNVIGTIEAVPLKKSALSVRTIHSDLDHAVELAYLNRNALGRGEFFQASSYLNFLNMTKNVDILASTPILDTSFRLFGHLNVSKTADKLFKSSSQAATSAELGFTKQKFCKHANSLSTISGGLNLVNRSINKIEDSANDEIKTYAGDSLKESVFFNLTSSNMKYLSKSNCTLPLNGYSLSLTNEIAGFPQLLDDSQVEQSLVGDRQDQYYKLCLGFDYAKPIFNNNLSVSSNLKFGSIFNLAKDETVNFQDKFYPKVSGHFNPVMPSKSIGAGSFLSYNFDAYTKVGFVDIKEPLRLYASVNGASSANVSNGLEKNEMLQLTKDWKHGLDFGLLYTNGNANAKLFWRKPIGISNDFGKFGFEVDINGQW
- a CDS encoding uncharacterized protein (PKUD0C06920; similar to Saccharomyces cerevisiae YPR033C (HTS1); ancestral locus Anc_7.445), producing the protein MQFCRHHLKRISTRSHILRNMSTETTTPGPSQAEAVKKTQSKSEKKPVQFSLKTPKGTKDWADKDMIVRTAIFDHLTKIFKSHGGVTIDTPVFELREILSGKYGEDSKLIYNLEDQGGELTSLRYDLTVPFARYVAMNGISNIKRYHIAKVYRRDQPAMTKGRMREFYQCDFDIAGQYDSMVPDAEIMKILVSGLLGLGIDDFKIKLNHRKILDGIFQVCGVADEDVRKISSAVDKLDKSPWDAVKKEMVVEKGQTEEVADRIGNYVKINGTIQEVLQILKNDQTLMSNESAKTGVEEISTMIEYLEAFKVDKYISFDMSLARGLDYYTGVIYEAVTAQSAPPSDASEKKEKASKKNKKSKDGDDDASEYVGVGSIAAGGRYDGLVGMFLGTNSKGKKAPSIPCVGVSFGVERLFSLIKQRQQLIEKIRPTSTQVYIMAFGGGEGWNGFLPERMKVAGMLWDAGIESEYLYKQKANPRKQFDAAEKSGCPIAVILGKEEFPEGKIRIKLLGQGEENDGELVNLEDMVKVVTEKLDGLKVDGLSDVERLLKSA
- a CDS encoding uncharacterized protein (PKUD0C06930; similar to Saccharomyces cerevisiae YPR034W (ARP7); ancestral locus Anc_7.448); the encoded protein is MSTPSVVVDLNSTAVHAALNHRDTPDISLTPIYANDGASSELIFDPILPRNENDNIYTLFSDGILYNKNATAPFINHIYTSLNLSEDYIKELPLTIAQNAWFDKKQLHTLSEIVYEELEVPLFSLHERQLCTAYAMSKPNNCIIVDFENDFLSVTPISNGKVIKKGILKSRFGGDFINLFIKEYLTKKEIPLDSLLPIDYQKLKLSNSFHQFAITQTLTDFKKSILDISPLSIDEKIFKTPGNTYSASISRLDQINNFIQPIFSPYDSYSTIIGNPPSSLTPESEGLGQLIFKSLKNIGGPASLYADLLNNIIIQGENSGIPGFEDVVIADLRLYINDFQISSYLNQDNMDRGIETWIGANILSKFNDLYFSRQDYLEQGADAMSSRFF
- a CDS encoding uncharacterized protein (PKUD0C06940; similar to Saccharomyces cerevisiae YJR082C (EAF6); ancestral locus Anc_7.447): MSTEKDTTLKTTKESTTAPSVSPSARAQQIAQQLRTQITRQGKLEDELNALEHAIFARESVYLALTGSVVRGFNEEKDREKDRDKDKDNRIFSLSSATYVHQIKNKSNDNNGNSVSDN
- a CDS encoding uncharacterized protein (PKUD0C06950; similar to Saccharomyces cerevisiae YNL163C (RIA1); ancestral locus Anc_2.92); the protein is MNLSKGEISALQSNTDNIRNICILAHVDHGKTTLSDSLIASNGIISKKMAGKVRYLDSRPDEQLRGITMESSAISLFFKTINQNKEISQFLINLIDSPGHIDFSSEVSSVSRLCDGAIVLVDVVEGVCSQTITVLRQAWIDNLKPILVLNKIDRLILELQLSAEDAYDHLQRLIDQTNTIMASFYQGDVIGTHYNWDGTADTWIEHNDDDIYFDPNLQNVIFTSAYDGWGFNLNQFASILSKKTQIDQSEFTGKLWGNFTIDMKNKKMVEIPKKSKAKPLFISFILDSIWKIYNSVSDRDIDSITKITNSLSIKISAKELNSKDSKQLIQSIMSQFLPISSSLLSAIIDKLPSPSVSQETKMNSFLKSIPNSQLIDDNLKDGLFHCDKNGISCGYISKMLSIPGSEMPENQPAVLSQDEIMERGRLARLKAAKAAELAAMADSDNTRAQKAESDTEEAGVASEEFEFEDPFEYEEEEEEEEEEEEEEETNPEVLIAFTRIFSGTVKRGDTLSILSPLYDVSKPDDEENKKHIHSIEVDNLYILMGRDMTAVDAAPAGTIIGISSSSFKSIILKSGTIIDPNYFDKCINFAQSLTIIDVPPIVRVTLEPAQLRNMDKLLKGIKRLNLADPCVRGYMNEVGEVVLETAGELHLERCVRDLEDRFAQVAITVGKPIVPFRETILESYEFEVSISGSTIKMQVKPWDGSSNGGSETLLESKKYKDILTKNTTIDITLLDSTLKSGFSLAIKEGPVIAEPLEGVEVHIASIEKNDSVENHENGLSKIRDSIQNAILKASPRIKLAMYVVDIQTSAELLGKVYTVIQKQRGSIISEEMKEGTPFFTVEAKLPVLTSFGFSNEIRKKTSGGAIPQLVFDGFETVDEDPFWVPTNEEEIEEFGETGDRENWMRTIMNEVRKSKGLFVDELVVKDGEKQRTLKKD